A window of the Xiashengella succiniciproducens genome harbors these coding sequences:
- a CDS encoding DEAD/DEAH box helicase, with the protein MQTFIESGLRPELLESIEKIGFVMPTPIQAQTIPFILNSDNDLVAMAQTGTGKTAAFGLPVLHKMDQSTRGIQAIILCPTRELCLQITSDLKSFATGLPYSIVPVYGGAPIFSQIAAIQRRCDIVVGTPGRVNDMIRRNKLDLSSIRFLVLDEADEMLKMGFKEDMDAIMAETPEEKQTLLFSATMPPDIARMAGKHMHSPKTISVSRQDISNKDIDHEFVVTAPQNSYEALRRIADINPDIYGIVFCRTRQETKDIADKLMSDGYNADALHGDLSQSQRDYVMGRFRNKSLQILVATDVAARGLDVDNLTHVIHYHLPDDSENYIHRSGRTGRAGRKGVSIAILAPSETRRLSMLEKQTGRKIVKRDIPSGEQVFELRLRNYLSELAATGKAQFDLEKYSEVISETLNGMSREELIEKLIARQFNSLHEVYSGAQDLNKGEERRSRSERNSDRSGDRSSDRNAGRRTKFGRYIINLGARNNIRPEQIISLINKQTPNQKISIGKIDIQGKVSVFEADSSHESQLIKGFKKARFNGMAVTVVPMDQSPVYSGRRSRTR; encoded by the coding sequence ATGCAAACTTTTATTGAAAGCGGGCTTAGGCCTGAACTGCTCGAATCGATCGAAAAGATTGGCTTTGTTATGCCCACACCGATTCAGGCTCAAACCATTCCTTTTATTCTTAATTCCGACAATGATCTGGTAGCCATGGCTCAGACAGGTACAGGAAAAACTGCTGCCTTCGGACTCCCGGTTCTCCATAAGATGGATCAAAGTACAAGAGGTATTCAGGCAATAATCCTTTGTCCAACAAGGGAGCTCTGTCTTCAAATTACTTCTGACCTTAAGTCATTCGCCACAGGGCTGCCATATTCTATAGTACCAGTGTACGGTGGTGCTCCAATTTTCTCACAGATAGCTGCTATCCAGAGAAGGTGCGATATAGTTGTCGGTACTCCCGGTCGTGTCAACGACATGATCCGCAGAAACAAACTTGACCTTTCTTCAATCCGCTTCCTCGTACTTGACGAAGCAGACGAAATGCTCAAGATGGGTTTCAAGGAAGATATGGACGCCATTATGGCTGAAACTCCTGAGGAAAAACAAACACTATTATTTTCGGCTACAATGCCACCGGACATAGCTCGTATGGCAGGCAAGCACATGCATAGTCCCAAGACTATCTCTGTAAGCCGTCAGGATATATCAAACAAAGATATAGACCACGAATTTGTGGTTACTGCTCCGCAAAACAGCTACGAGGCTCTCCGCAGGATTGCAGATATCAACCCTGATATTTACGGTATAGTGTTTTGCAGAACCAGACAGGAAACTAAGGATATAGCCGACAAGCTGATGAGCGACGGCTACAACGCCGACGCTCTTCATGGAGATCTTTCTCAGTCACAACGAGACTACGTGATGGGTCGTTTCAGGAATAAGTCTCTTCAGATTCTTGTAGCTACTGACGTGGCAGCCCGAGGTCTTGACGTTGACAACCTGACTCACGTGATCCACTATCACCTGCCTGATGATTCAGAAAACTACATCCACCGCAGTGGCCGTACAGGTCGTGCCGGCCGTAAGGGAGTATCAATTGCAATCCTTGCACCTTCTGAAACCAGAAGGCTTAGCATGCTTGAAAAGCAAACAGGCAGGAAGATTGTCAAGAGAGATATTCCTTCAGGAGAACAGGTTTTTGAACTGAGACTTAGAAACTATCTCAGCGAACTTGCAGCTACAGGAAAGGCACAATTCGACCTCGAGAAGTATTCTGAAGTGATTAGTGAAACCCTCAACGGCATGTCACGCGAGGAGCTAATCGAAAAACTGATTGCTAGGCAGTTCAACTCCCTTCATGAAGTGTACTCAGGTGCACAGGACCTTAACAAGGGTGAAGAAAGACGTTCAAGATCTGAAAGAAACAGCGACAGAAGCGGAGACAGATCAAGTGACAGAAATGCTGGAAGACGTACCAAGTTTGGCCGCTACATCATCAACCTCGGTGCACGCAACAATATCCGTCCCGAGCAGATCATCAGCCTTATCAACAAGCAGACACCAAACCAGAAGATCAGTATTGGCAAGATCGATATTCAAGGAAAGGTATCGGTCTTTGAGGCCGACAGCTCACACGAAAGTCAACTGATCAAGGGATTCAAAAAGGCCCGTTTTAATGGAATGGCTGTTACCGTGGTTCCCATGGATCAATCTCCCGTGTATAGTGGCCGCAGATCAAGAACCAGATAA
- a CDS encoding TetR/AcrR family transcriptional regulator → MEIENIKSDERSMEQTILGAAETLFIEQGFDKTSTGQIAKLAGCNQALVHYYYRTKEKLFDLVFEKKMRMALNNFLQVESEGLDFEKRIPLMVGLHFDFLKNNPRIASFLLHELSRNPARIRNMIDKIRQYAQPLLERLNRDLEEAVKQGRIRPITGIDLLLTIVSLNVAPFLIRPVFQTALSLSDKEIEDILENRKREIVETVLSRLRPVAGN, encoded by the coding sequence ATGGAAATTGAGAATATAAAGTCAGACGAGAGGAGTATGGAGCAAACCATACTCGGTGCGGCGGAGACCTTGTTTATTGAACAGGGTTTTGACAAGACATCAACCGGTCAGATTGCAAAGCTTGCAGGATGCAATCAGGCACTGGTACATTATTACTACCGTACGAAGGAAAAGTTGTTCGACCTGGTGTTTGAAAAGAAGATGCGGATGGCTCTCAACAACTTCCTGCAGGTGGAGTCTGAAGGTCTGGATTTTGAGAAGAGAATTCCCCTGATGGTTGGACTTCACTTCGATTTCCTGAAGAACAATCCCAGGATAGCGTCATTCCTGCTGCATGAACTCTCCCGAAATCCGGCCCGCATCAGGAATATGATAGATAAGATAAGGCAGTATGCACAACCTTTGCTTGAAAGGCTTAACCGGGATCTTGAGGAAGCTGTGAAACAGGGCAGAATACGCCCCATCACGGGGATTGACCTGTTGCTGACCATTGTGTCACTAAATGTGGCTCCCTTTCTGATTAGGCCGGTATTTCAGACCGCGTTAAGTCTGAGCGATAAGGAGATTGAAGATATTCTTGAAAACCGGAAGAGAGAGATTGTTGAAACCGTATTATCACGTCTGAGACCTGTTGCCGGAAATTGA
- a CDS encoding TolC family protein: MKRTQIIFFLTMLTLQSHAQVTIEECYAAARTNYPLIKQLDLIERAKEFNLQNAGKGYLPQVNIVAQASWQSDVPHIPLDTSNPMLGTIMPDPVSKDQYKAVLELSQVLWDGGRIKSHREMIESSAGVSGQNVEVNLYHLNERIDQLYFGILLIDAQLKQNKVLQDELERNHKLILSYVDNGIANQSDLNAVRVDQLKAFQTEAGLLKTREAYIGMLGLLTGMELSMDTQLIKPEPVLPQTREIKRPELELYELRIVDLNSGYSEIRSDLRPKLGLFLNLGYGRPGLNMLDDSFNSYYIGGVQLAWNLGSLYRLRDRKNLISTNIESVKVEKESFLANTMIDLVQKDNAVRSLYEQLSYDDEIISLLTEVRRASEAKIAFGTISGSELMRDLHAEQMAIQNKIMHETQLLMAIYNLRFITNDYQIDETK, encoded by the coding sequence ATGAAAAGGACACAGATAATATTTTTCCTCACGATGCTCACCTTGCAGAGCCATGCACAGGTGACAATTGAGGAATGCTATGCTGCTGCAAGGACCAACTATCCTTTAATTAAGCAACTAGACCTGATAGAAAGGGCAAAGGAGTTCAACCTGCAAAATGCAGGCAAGGGCTATCTCCCTCAGGTTAACATCGTTGCCCAGGCATCCTGGCAGTCGGATGTTCCTCATATCCCGCTCGATACATCCAATCCCATGCTTGGAACCATTATGCCAGATCCGGTCAGCAAGGATCAGTACAAAGCTGTTCTTGAGCTTAGCCAGGTGTTATGGGACGGTGGTCGTATCAAGTCACATCGTGAGATGATTGAGTCATCGGCCGGGGTAAGCGGACAGAATGTTGAAGTCAACCTCTACCACCTCAATGAGCGTATTGACCAGTTGTACTTCGGAATCCTGCTTATAGATGCTCAACTTAAGCAAAACAAGGTGCTTCAGGATGAGCTGGAGCGAAACCACAAACTAATCCTGAGTTATGTAGATAATGGTATAGCAAACCAGTCAGACCTGAACGCAGTTAGGGTTGACCAGTTGAAAGCCTTTCAAACTGAGGCTGGACTACTCAAAACGCGCGAGGCATACATCGGGATGCTTGGTTTGCTGACGGGTATGGAACTAAGCATGGATACCCAACTGATCAAGCCAGAACCTGTACTTCCACAGACTCGCGAGATAAAGCGCCCCGAACTTGAGCTCTATGAGCTGAGGATAGTGGATCTGAACTCAGGATACAGCGAAATCCGTTCAGACCTCAGACCTAAGCTGGGGCTATTCCTGAATCTTGGCTATGGTCGCCCGGGACTTAATATGCTCGACGATAGTTTTAATTCTTATTACATCGGCGGGGTCCAGCTTGCATGGAACCTTGGTTCCCTATACCGCCTCCGTGACAGGAAAAACCTGATAAGTACCAATATCGAAAGTGTTAAGGTCGAGAAGGAGAGCTTTCTTGCAAATACTATGATAGACCTGGTGCAAAAAGACAATGCTGTGAGAAGTCTTTATGAACAGCTTAGCTATGATGATGAGATAATTTCCCTGCTGACGGAGGTCAGAAGGGCTTCAGAGGCAAAGATTGCCTTTGGTACTATTTCGGGTAGCGAGCTTATGAGAGATTTGCATGCCGAACAGATGGCTATTCAAAACAAGATTATGCATGAGACCCAGTTGCTTATGGCAATCTACAATCTCAGATTTATCACAAATGACTATCAGATAGATGAAACAAAATAA
- a CDS encoding HlyD family secretion protein: MRGIGAITSAFCMLAMLTSCGGDSHNYDASGIFEATEILVSAQASGQIVQLNLEEGQVLMSGQSVGLIDTTRLSLQKRQLLASITALQNRKVNIALQTAPMKQEIEKQKIERQRFQNLLDSDAGNRKTLEDIEAQLDILEKHLQAQTESFEKSNRSLAAEIESLEAQLAQIGDQLAKCTIVSPAQGTVLALYAREGELATQGRGLFKLADVESMFLRVYITADQLSYLRLGQEVRVFADSGRKDRREYSGVITWISDKAEFTPKTIQTRDERANLVYAMKVAVKNDGLIKIGMYGEISAE, encoded by the coding sequence ATGAGAGGGATTGGCGCAATTACATCCGCCTTTTGCATGCTTGCTATGCTTACTTCGTGCGGTGGAGACAGTCATAATTATGATGCTTCAGGAATCTTCGAGGCAACCGAGATACTGGTTTCAGCTCAGGCCTCTGGTCAGATCGTGCAACTGAACCTGGAGGAGGGACAGGTGCTCATGTCCGGACAAAGCGTGGGACTTATCGATACTACCCGACTTAGTCTGCAGAAGAGACAGCTGCTTGCAAGTATTACGGCCTTGCAAAACAGGAAGGTCAATATAGCCCTTCAGACGGCTCCCATGAAACAGGAGATTGAAAAGCAGAAGATTGAGAGACAGCGCTTTCAAAACCTGCTGGACTCTGATGCAGGAAACAGGAAAACACTTGAGGATATAGAGGCTCAACTTGACATCCTTGAAAAGCACCTGCAAGCCCAGACCGAGAGTTTTGAGAAAAGCAACAGATCTCTGGCTGCTGAAATAGAGAGTCTGGAGGCTCAACTGGCACAGATAGGTGACCAGTTGGCCAAATGCACTATAGTAAGTCCGGCTCAGGGCACAGTGCTCGCCCTTTATGCAAGGGAAGGTGAACTTGCAACACAGGGCAGAGGCCTCTTCAAACTTGCGGACGTGGAGTCTATGTTTCTCAGGGTGTATATAACTGCTGATCAGCTTAGCTACCTCCGTCTGGGGCAGGAGGTGAGAGTTTTTGCAGACTCAGGTAGGAAGGATAGACGTGAATATAGCGGTGTTATTACCTGGATCTCAGATAAGGCCGAATTTACTCCAAAGACAATCCAAACCCGTGATGAGAGAGCCAACCTGGTTTATGCTATGAAGGTGGCTGTCAAAAATGATGGTCTGATTAAGATAGGTATGTACGGTGAGATAAGCGCTGAATAA
- a CDS encoding ABC transporter ATP-binding protein encodes MTTLVARNIRKSYGRVRALNGVSFETEKGEMFGIIGPDGAGKTTLFRILTSLMLPDEGDVKVGGFDTAGQYQQVRNLIGYMPGRFSLYQDLSVEENLAFFATVYNTTIEENYHLIEDIYRQIEPFKDRRAGKLSGGMKQKLALCCSLIHKPEVLFLDEPTTGIDPVSRRELWEMLRKLKAQGITIIVSTPYMDEAVICDRIALIKNGEFLTVDSPANITKAFPDKLWSVQTDHRHRLMHDLHNCSFVRSSFLFGDSFHVSFTPDGSPERLENYLHVSGHTQIGIDCIEPGVEDCFLAMLKDNDQAELMQTIEG; translated from the coding sequence ATGACTACACTTGTAGCAAGAAATATAAGGAAGTCCTATGGCCGGGTGAGAGCTCTGAACGGTGTCAGTTTTGAAACCGAAAAAGGCGAGATGTTTGGCATAATAGGTCCCGATGGAGCCGGCAAGACTACCCTGTTTCGCATTTTGACAAGCCTAATGTTGCCCGACGAAGGAGATGTGAAAGTGGGGGGCTTCGATACAGCAGGTCAATATCAACAGGTTCGCAACCTGATTGGCTATATGCCGGGCAGGTTTTCCCTATATCAGGATCTGAGCGTCGAGGAAAATCTGGCCTTCTTTGCAACAGTATACAATACAACTATTGAGGAAAACTACCATCTGATAGAGGATATCTACAGACAGATAGAGCCTTTTAAGGACCGCAGAGCTGGTAAGCTATCGGGAGGAATGAAGCAGAAACTGGCGCTGTGCTGCTCACTGATTCACAAGCCGGAGGTGCTCTTTCTAGATGAACCAACGACCGGGATAGACCCTGTGTCCCGCAGGGAATTGTGGGAAATGCTTAGAAAACTCAAGGCTCAGGGCATCACAATAATAGTCTCCACTCCCTATATGGATGAAGCCGTAATATGTGACAGGATAGCTCTGATAAAGAATGGTGAGTTTCTGACGGTTGACAGTCCTGCAAATATTACAAAAGCTTTTCCTGATAAGCTGTGGTCGGTGCAAACCGACCACAGGCACAGGCTTATGCATGATTTGCACAATTGTTCCTTTGTCAGGAGCTCCTTTCTTTTTGGTGACAGCTTTCACGTTAGTTTTACTCCCGATGGTTCGCCTGAGAGACTTGAAAACTACCTGCATGTGAGCGGGCATACACAGATTGGGATAGACTGTATAGAGCCAGGAGTGGAGGATTGCTTTCTTGCAATGCTCAAGGATAATGATCAGGCAGAACTGATGCAAACTATTGAGGGATGA
- a CDS encoding ABC transporter ATP-binding protein, producing the protein MNDKAISAENLTKQFGTFTAVDSISFDVGRGEVFGFLGANGAGKTTAMRMLCGLSRPTSGSAMVAGFDINRESEKLKKNIGYMSQKFSLYEDLKVWENLRLFGGIYGMKDKEIAQRTDEMLGELGLESERETLVRELPVGWKQKLAFTVSVFHNPGVVFLDEPTGGVDPYTRRQFWQLIYKVADRGITVFVTTHYMDEAAYCDRVSIMVDGRIEALDTPSRLKENYAAGSMDEVFRQLARKALRSGD; encoded by the coding sequence ATGAATGACAAGGCTATAAGCGCAGAGAATCTGACAAAGCAATTTGGCACCTTTACAGCAGTTGACTCAATATCGTTTGATGTCGGCAGGGGAGAAGTCTTTGGCTTCCTTGGTGCCAACGGTGCCGGCAAGACCACTGCAATGCGTATGTTGTGCGGACTGAGTCGTCCAACTTCAGGAAGTGCCATGGTGGCGGGCTTTGATATAAACAGGGAGAGTGAGAAGCTTAAGAAGAACATCGGTTATATGAGTCAGAAGTTTTCTCTGTATGAGGATCTGAAGGTATGGGAAAACCTGAGGTTGTTTGGTGGAATCTACGGGATGAAGGACAAGGAGATAGCACAGCGTACGGATGAGATGCTAGGTGAACTGGGCTTAGAGTCGGAGAGAGAGACCTTGGTCAGGGAACTGCCGGTCGGATGGAAGCAGAAGCTGGCCTTTACGGTGTCGGTTTTTCATAATCCGGGAGTAGTGTTTCTTGACGAGCCTACTGGTGGTGTTGACCCCTATACACGCAGGCAGTTCTGGCAACTGATCTACAAGGTGGCCGACAGAGGTATTACTGTATTTGTGACGACGCACTATATGGATGAGGCCGCGTATTGCGACAGGGTTTCGATAATGGTCGACGGCCGGATAGAGGCCCTTGATACACCGTCCAGGCTTAAGGAAAACTATGCTGCGGGATCGATGGATGAGGTGTTCAGGCAGTTGGCACGAAAGGCTCTTAGGTCAGGGGATTGA
- a CDS encoding ABC transporter permease, giving the protein MKQMLAFIRKEAFHILRDRRSMMILLIMPVIQILLFGSALSTEVRNVKVAVVDPSKDEVTAVIKERIKASEYFEIVGNLDSPEMINDAFNEGRIDLAVVFSSGFAEGLVRGDAAVQLIADGTDPNQASLLTGYASGILSSYASEQLGGMLAGALIRPEIKMLYNPQTKSSYNFVPGVLGLIMMLICAMMTSVSIVREKETGTMEVLLSSPMKPIYIILAKAVPYIILSLLNFISIMVLSVTVLDVPVRGSFLLLLGISLLFILLCLSLGLLISTLVKTQMAAILASGMGLMTPVMLLSGLIFPIASMPGILQGVSTLVPARWYIQAVRKVMIQGVGFQFVSLEVLILSLMTLVLLTLALRKFNMRLN; this is encoded by the coding sequence ATGAAGCAGATGCTGGCATTTATACGCAAGGAAGCCTTTCACATATTGAGGGACAGACGTAGCATGATGATACTGCTCATCATGCCTGTGATCCAGATCCTATTGTTTGGCAGTGCCCTCTCCACAGAGGTCAGAAATGTCAAAGTTGCTGTTGTTGACCCTTCAAAAGATGAGGTTACTGCTGTTATCAAAGAAAGGATAAAGGCCAGCGAATACTTTGAGATAGTAGGTAACCTCGATAGTCCCGAAATGATTAATGATGCCTTTAATGAGGGAAGAATAGACCTGGCCGTGGTCTTTAGCAGTGGTTTTGCCGAGGGACTTGTCAGGGGTGATGCTGCTGTTCAACTGATAGCCGACGGTACTGATCCCAACCAGGCCTCATTGCTTACCGGTTATGCAAGTGGCATACTGAGTTCGTATGCCAGTGAGCAGCTAGGCGGAATGCTTGCAGGTGCTTTGATAAGACCTGAGATCAAGATGCTGTACAATCCGCAGACAAAGAGTTCGTACAACTTTGTTCCGGGTGTCCTGGGGCTGATAATGATGCTGATTTGTGCAATGATGACTTCCGTGTCGATAGTGAGGGAGAAAGAGACGGGCACTATGGAGGTTTTGCTCTCCTCACCAATGAAGCCTATTTATATAATACTGGCAAAAGCCGTACCCTACATCATATTATCCCTGCTCAACTTTATTAGTATTATGGTGTTGTCGGTTACCGTGCTGGATGTTCCGGTTCGGGGTTCCTTCCTGCTTCTGCTGGGTATCTCCCTGCTATTTATCCTGCTCTGTTTGTCTCTGGGGCTGTTGATTTCGACCCTTGTGAAAACCCAGATGGCTGCAATCCTAGCATCGGGTATGGGACTGATGACGCCGGTGATGTTGCTATCTGGACTGATATTCCCTATTGCCAGTATGCCTGGAATCCTGCAGGGTGTGTCCACTTTGGTTCCTGCCCGCTGGTATATTCAGGCAGTCAGGAAGGTGATGATACAGGGTGTTGGTTTCCAGTTTGTCTCTCTTGAGGTGCTGATTCTCAGCTTAATGACCTTGGTGCTGCTCACACTGGCACTACGAAAGTTTAATATGCGTTTAAACTGA
- a CDS encoding ABC transporter permease, with protein sequence MLKYLIEKEFKQIRRNSFIPRIIVGMTLMMMLVMPWAANQEVRNIKLCVVDNDKSSLSGRLVHKLASSDYFITRSTAATYSEAMKEIEAGRADMILEIGNGFEEDFMSNQGGRAMISVNAVNAAKGGLGAVYLNTMLSDFAAEIAVQSGPSSLPFSCSAAAYNQAVSQTPDNGQTRLSGMPAAMPASITVVEQTSGQGYLSSPVSVQTLSASFTIIPHYKFNPRLDYRIFMVPALMVMLLTLLCGFLPALNIVSEKEKGTIEQINVSPVGRISFVLAKLIPYWIMGFVVFSIVLMLAWWVYGLVPAGSLLTIYIFAATYILVVSAIGLVVSNYSGTIQQAMFLIFFFLIIFILMSGLFTPIRSMPEWAQAITIVNPLKYFMKVMRMIYLMGSSFGDLNGEYLSLCIFALAMGSWAVLSYRKRS encoded by the coding sequence ATGCTCAAATATCTGATAGAAAAGGAATTTAAACAGATAAGGAGGAATAGCTTTATCCCGCGTATCATAGTTGGAATGACTCTGATGATGATGCTTGTAATGCCATGGGCAGCCAATCAGGAGGTCAGGAATATCAAACTGTGTGTGGTTGACAACGACAAGAGCAGTTTGTCGGGCAGACTTGTTCACAAACTAGCATCATCCGACTATTTTATTACCCGCAGCACTGCAGCCACATATTCGGAGGCGATGAAGGAGATAGAGGCGGGTAGGGCCGATATGATACTTGAGATTGGTAATGGATTTGAAGAGGATTTTATGTCAAATCAGGGCGGCAGAGCCATGATATCGGTCAATGCAGTCAATGCAGCAAAGGGCGGTCTCGGTGCTGTATATCTCAACACGATGCTGTCAGATTTTGCTGCAGAAATTGCAGTGCAGTCAGGTCCATCTTCCTTGCCATTTTCCTGCTCAGCGGCTGCATATAACCAGGCGGTTTCACAGACTCCGGACAACGGGCAAACCAGACTCAGTGGTATGCCAGCTGCCATGCCGGCCTCAATTACGGTGGTGGAACAGACATCAGGACAGGGATACCTATCTTCACCAGTGTCAGTACAGACACTATCTGCTTCTTTTACCATTATCCCACATTACAAATTCAACCCCCGCCTGGATTACAGGATATTTATGGTTCCTGCCCTGATGGTTATGCTACTTACACTGCTGTGTGGCTTCCTGCCTGCCTTGAATATTGTGAGTGAGAAGGAGAAGGGCACAATAGAACAGATCAATGTTTCCCCGGTGGGAAGGATAAGCTTTGTACTTGCAAAACTTATCCCATACTGGATTATGGGCTTTGTCGTCTTCAGTATTGTGTTGATGCTTGCCTGGTGGGTCTATGGTCTTGTTCCTGCCGGTAGTCTGCTGACTATCTATATTTTTGCTGCCACATACATACTTGTGGTTTCAGCTATCGGACTTGTGGTATCCAACTACTCAGGTACCATTCAGCAGGCCATGTTTCTTATCTTTTTCTTTCTTATAATCTTTATCCTGATGAGTGGACTCTTCACTCCAATCAGGAGCATGCCTGAATGGGCCCAGGCTATCACAATTGTCAATCCTCTTAAGTACTTTATGAAGGTCATGCGTATGATTTATCTCATGGGAAGTAGCTTTGGTGATCTGAACGGTGAGTATCTGTCGCTCTGCATTTTTGCTTTAGCAATGGGCTCATGGGCCGTCTTGAGTTACAGAAAAAGAAGCTAA
- a CDS encoding GntR family transcriptional regulator, giving the protein MSAHNSKFRFQLEDKGNVPKFRQLIDAVNNAIAEKRLNIGDNLPSVNQMCQEYKLSRDTVFKAYSILKDQGVIDSVPNKGYFIAREIRRVFLFLDTFKAYKEVLYESFIKALPENVIADVHFHHYNTDVFRHQIENSIGRYQKYIVMPFDHPEVDSVLAMIPSEKLLVIDWNIFSKPGNNLLYQDFGQAVYDSLQSVRDLIKKYGEMVFLYPNYTNHPIESINFGKKFCKDNGIKCSVETNPTKLDVRPGVVYFCVSDRMLGQFLEQCRVKNLEPGRDCGMISYNETPMKKFIYKGITVISTDFKTMGEKAAEFVANDKPMDIRIPTQVFVRDSL; this is encoded by the coding sequence ATGTCAGCTCACAATAGTAAATTCAGGTTTCAATTAGAGGACAAGGGAAACGTCCCTAAGTTCAGACAGTTGATTGATGCCGTGAACAATGCGATAGCTGAGAAAAGACTGAATATTGGTGACAATCTGCCCTCTGTAAATCAGATGTGTCAGGAGTATAAATTGAGTCGCGATACTGTTTTCAAGGCCTATTCAATACTTAAGGATCAGGGTGTAATTGATTCGGTACCCAACAAGGGATATTTTATAGCCAGGGAAATCAGACGCGTCTTTTTGTTTCTCGACACATTCAAGGCGTACAAGGAAGTCTTATACGAATCCTTTATTAAGGCGCTTCCTGAGAATGTGATAGCAGACGTGCACTTTCACCATTACAATACTGATGTCTTCAGACATCAGATTGAAAACAGCATTGGAAGGTACCAGAAGTACATAGTGATGCCTTTTGATCATCCGGAGGTTGATTCAGTTCTTGCTATGATACCTTCTGAGAAGTTGCTTGTAATAGACTGGAACATATTTTCAAAACCGGGTAATAATCTGCTCTATCAGGATTTCGGTCAGGCAGTATATGACAGTCTACAATCGGTCAGGGACTTGATAAAGAAGTATGGAGAAATGGTCTTTCTCTATCCCAATTATACAAACCACCCTATAGAGTCAATTAACTTCGGCAAGAAGTTTTGTAAGGACAACGGAATAAAGTGCTCGGTCGAAACCAACCCTACCAAATTGGATGTGAGACCCGGAGTGGTTTACTTCTGTGTAAGCGACAGAATGCTGGGGCAGTTTCTCGAGCAATGCAGGGTCAAGAACCTTGAGCCGGGTAGGGATTGCGGAATGATATCATATAATGAGACCCCGATGAAGAAGTTTATCTACAAGGGAATCACCGTTATCTCGACTGACTTTAAGACCATGGGAGAGAAGGCTGCCGAGTTTGTGGCTAATGACAAACCAATGGACATCCGTATCCCCACTCAGGTATTTGTTAGAGATTCATTATAG